In endosymbiont of unidentified scaly snail isolate Monju, the following are encoded in one genomic region:
- a CDS encoding type II secretion system F family protein, translating to MAKATAAVKQKPQVFVWEGSDRKGKRLKGETRTSSITMVKAELRRQGITPLKVRKKATGLFTHRKQKIAPKDIAVFARQLATMMASGVPMVQAIEIVARGHSNPAMQDLLLSIKNDVEGGSTLTDALRKHPLYFDDLFCNLVHAGEQAGVLETLLDKIATYKEKTESLKGKIKKALFYPTAVVVMAIVITAIIMIFVIPQFKSLFVGFGADLPAFTQLVVSLSDFVAAWWWAILLSIIEFFSVMAFVWKRSPRLREILDTLLLKLPVLGNIMHKAALARFCRTTATMFAAGVPLVEALGSVAGATGNRVYEKAVLAMRDDVATGQSLQLTMKQQGLFPHMVIQMVAIGEESGALDEMLTKVADFYEEEVDNAIDALSSLLEPMIMAILGTLIGGLVIAMYLPIFQMGSVF from the coding sequence ATGGCCAAGGCAACCGCAGCCGTCAAGCAGAAACCGCAGGTCTTCGTCTGGGAAGGCTCCGATCGCAAGGGAAAGCGTCTCAAGGGCGAGACCCGTACCTCCAGCATCACCATGGTGAAGGCCGAACTGCGGCGGCAAGGCATCACGCCGCTGAAGGTGCGCAAGAAGGCTACCGGCCTCTTCACCCATCGCAAGCAGAAGATTGCCCCCAAGGACATCGCGGTGTTCGCCCGCCAGCTCGCTACCATGATGGCCTCGGGCGTACCCATGGTGCAGGCCATCGAGATCGTGGCGCGTGGGCATTCCAATCCCGCCATGCAGGACTTGCTGCTGTCGATCAAGAACGACGTCGAGGGCGGCTCGACCCTCACCGACGCCCTGCGCAAGCATCCGCTGTATTTCGATGACCTGTTCTGCAACCTGGTACACGCCGGCGAGCAGGCCGGTGTACTCGAGACCCTGCTCGACAAGATCGCCACCTACAAGGAAAAGACCGAATCGCTCAAGGGGAAGATCAAGAAGGCGCTGTTCTATCCGACGGCGGTGGTCGTGATGGCCATCGTGATCACCGCGATCATCATGATCTTCGTGATTCCGCAGTTCAAATCACTGTTCGTGGGTTTCGGCGCCGACCTGCCGGCCTTCACCCAGCTGGTGGTCTCCCTGTCCGACTTCGTGGCAGCCTGGTGGTGGGCCATCCTGCTGAGCATCATCGAGTTCTTCAGCGTGATGGCCTTCGTCTGGAAACGCTCTCCCAGGTTGCGCGAAATACTCGACACCCTGCTGCTCAAGCTCCCGGTGCTGGGCAACATCATGCACAAGGCGGCGCTGGCGCGTTTCTGCCGCACCACGGCCACCATGTTCGCCGCCGGCGTGCCCCTGGTCGAAGCCCTGGGTTCGGTGGCCGGGGCCACCGGCAACCGGGTGTACGAAAAGGCGGTACTCGCCATGCGCGACGACGTGGCCACCGGCCAGTCGCTGCAACTGACCATGAAGCAGCAGGGCCTGTTTCCGCACATGGTCATCCAGATGGTCGCCATTGGCGAGGAATCGGGTGCACTCGACGAGATGCTCACCAAGGTGGCCGACTTCTACGAAGAAGAGGTCGACAACGCCATCGATGCCCTAAGCAGCCTGCTCGAACCGATGATCATGGCCATCCTGGGCACCCTGATCGGCGGCCTCGTCATCGCCATGTACCTGCCCATCTTCCAGATGGGCTCGGTATTCTGA